The Pseudomonas fluorescens genome segment AGGACGTCGGCGCCATCGCTCAAGGCTTCGAAGGCTTGGGCGCGGACTTCGGCAACGGCGCCTATAAAGACATGGCCATCGCGTCGCTGCGCAGCCTCAGTGCTGCCGACAAACGCGAGCCGGCGCTGAAGCTGTTCTCGGAAGTGGTGGGCAAACCGACCTTCCCGGCCGACTCCTTCGCGCGCATCAAGAACCAGATGCTCGCCGGTTTCGAGTACCAGAAACAGAACCCCGGCAAACTCGCCAGCCTGGAATTGATGAAGCGTCTGTACGGCGATCATCCGTATGCCCATTCCAGCGACGGCAACGCGCAAAGCGTACCGAAGATCACGCTGGCGCAACTGCGTGAATTCCACGCCAGGGCCTATGCGGCCGGCAACGTGGTGATTGCGCTGGTGGGCGATCTGTCCCGCAGCGAAGCCGAGGCGATTGCCAACCAGGTGTCCGCTGCGCTGCCAAAAGGCCCGGCGCTGGCGAAAGTCGAGCAACCGACCGAGCCGAAAGCCGGCATCGGCCACATCGAGTTTCCGTCGAAGCAGACCAACCTGATGCTCGCGCAACTGGGCATCGACCGTGATGACCCGGACTATGCCGCACTGTCGATGGGCAACCAGATCCTCGGGGGCGGTGGCTTCGGCACCCGTTTGATGAGCGAAGTCCGCGAGAAACGCGGCCTGGCCTACGGCGTGTATTCGGCGTTCAGCCCGATGCAGGCGCGCGGCCCGTTCATGATCAATCTGCAGACCCGCGCGGAAATGAGCGAAGGCACCCTGAAACTGGTGCAGGACGTGCTCGCCGACTACCTGAAGACCGGCCCGACCCAGAAAGAACTCGATGACGCCAAGCGCGAACTGGCCGGCAGCTTCCCGCTGTCCACGGCGAGCAACGCCGATATCGTCGGCCAGCTCGGCGCCATGGGCTTCTACAATCTGCCGTTGAGCTATCTGGACGATTTCATGCGTCAGTCCCAGAGCCTGACCGTCGAGCAGGTCCGCGACGCCCTGAACAAACACCTGAGCACGGACAAAATGGTCATCGTCAGCGCTGGCCCGACCGTGCCGCAAAAGCCGTTACCGGCCCCATCTGATAAACCTGCCGAGCAGCCGCTCGGGGTTCCGGAGCATTAATGGCCAGTCCAAAGAAACCTGTACAAAAACTGCACAACGGTGTGAACCAGTTGCGCATCATCGGCGGCGAATGGCGCAGCCGCAAACTGAGCTTCCCGGATGCGCCGGGCCTGCGTCCGACGCCGGACCGGGTACGCGAAACCCTGTTCAACTGGCTCGCGCCATACGTTGCCGGGGCCAAGGTGCTCGATCCGTTCGCCGGCAGCGGCGCGCTGTTTCTGGAAGCGCTGTCCCGTGGCGCGTCCATGGGCCAGGCACTGGATGCCAGCCATGTCGCGGTCTCCAGCCTGAAAGAACACCTCGGCACGCTGCGCTGCACCAACGGCCACGTACAGACCGCCGACGCCCTGCGCTATCTGGAAACCCAGACCGCAACCGCGTTCGACCTGGTGTTCCTCGACCCGCCCTTCAACCAGAACCTGTTGCCTGCCGTGTGCACGCTGCTGGAAGAACGCCAATGGCTGGCGGATGATTCGTGGATCTACACTGAAAGTGAAACCGCGCCATCGACTCTCGGCCTGCCAGGCAACTGGCGCCTGCACCGCGAACAGAAATCCGGGCGGGTGTACTACGCGCTGTGGCAACGCAGCGTGCCCTCTCCTGACGTCTGATGAACGCAGTATTCGGCGTGCGGTAGATAACTACCGCACGCCGCCCGCGCAAAATCTCCACAGTGGATTACGCATTTCAGTAATCTATTGAGGACGAATCACTTATGGACACTTTGTGCAGCAGGATGCTGCCTTGTCTGGCCTTTGCCCCGCTGCTGGCGCTGGCCGACCCACTACCGACTACCCACGAGTTTCTGCTGGACAACGGCTTGAAGGTCATCGTCCGCGAAGATCACCGGGCCCCGCTGGTCACCTCCCAACTGTGGTTCAACGTCGGATCGGCCGACGAAGCGCCAGGCCAGACAGGGCTGTCGCATGCACTGGAACACATGCTTTACAAGGGCAGCAGCAAGACTTGCCCGGGCGAGGCGTCCGCGATCCTGGAGTCGTTGGGGGCATCGGAAAATGCCTTTACCAGCAAAGACGTCACTGCCTACCATCAGACGCTGCCCAAGCCTTATCTGGGGGTTGCGTTCGAATTGATGGCCGACATGATGTCGACTGCTCACCTCAAACCCGAAGACTTCGCCTCCGAGATCAGTGTCATTCAAGAAGAGCGCCGCTTGAATGTGGAAGACAGTTCTCTGGACACCGCCATGGAACGTCTGGAAACCCTGGCCTACCCATCCAGCAGCTACCGAACGCCCGTCATCGGCTGGATGAATGACCTGCACGGCTTGAACACCACTCAGTTGCGGGACTGGTATGAGTCACGCTATGCCCCCGGCAATGCCACGCTGGTAGTCGTCGGTGACGTCACGCTCGATTACGTTCAGCCCCTGGCTCAGCGCTACTTCGGCGGCCTCGCCAGTCGCCCTTTTCCCCAAGCCGTGAAACCGCGAGAACTGTCGGAACCGGGAGAGCGCCGAATCACACTCAACCAACCGGTTCCTGCCCCCGAACTGATCATGGCATTCAACGTTCCCAGCCTGGCTACTGCAGAGACATATCAGACCGCGCATGCATTGCGCCTGATCGAAATGTTGCTGGCAGGCTCCCAGAGCGCACGTCTGCAAAAACGCCTGCTGCACCATGAACATATGCTCAGTCACGTCGACGCCAGCTATGACCTTTACAGTCGTGGCGACACCCTCCTGATATTGCGCACCCGACTCGACAACTCGCACTCGGCCAGTCCTGACGAGGCGCAATCAAGAGTCTGGGATCTGCTTGAGGAGCTGCGTACCACGCCTCCTCCCATCGACGAACTGGAACGCGCGCGAACCCAATTGATCGCCCGAAGTTTTTTTGCACGAGATTCGATCGATAGCACTGCCCAACATCTGGCCGCACTCGAGAGCATTGGCCTGTCGTGGCAATTGCTCGATCAGGAGATTGCCGAGTTAAAGAGCGTGACGCCTGAGGACATCCGTCAGACCGCTGAAAAATATCTGATCCGCGAACGCCTCAGTACCGCCCATGTGCTCATGGAGAAAAAACATGGATAAATCTGCGCACATCTTTGGGCCTGCCCTGGCCTGTTTCGCATTCATCGGTTGGCTGTCAGCCAGCCCGGCTGCTGCCCTTACCGCGCCAGTCGCCTTTCCCGAGTCCCGATTGCAATCATTGTCGGAAACAGACACGACCCGACAGAGCCCACGCCCATTGATCATCCAGGGCTGGAAAACCACGACAGGCATCAAAACGTTATTCATCCGCACCACGGAGCTGCCGATGTTCGATGTTCACGTCAGCTTCGCCTCCGGCAGCGCACACGATGGCGACACCCCCGGCCTGGCAGCGGTGACCTTCAGCCTGTTCAACGAAGGTGTGAGCGGCAAGCGTGATCATGCAGCGATCGCCGAAGTCTTTGACGGGCTGGGTGCGAAGCTCGGCATGGATCTGGATCAGGAGCGTGCTACCTTCACGTTGCGCAGCCTCAGCGATCCAGACAAAAGCAGCCCGGCCCTGCAATTGTTCACGCAAATGCTGGGGCAGCCTTCTCTTACCGAAGAAGCTCTGCTCAGGGTCAAGAGCGAGCTTCGCGGGTTGCAGCTGGCACAACAGCAACAACCTGCGGAAATTGCTGCGCAACGCCTTCAGGAGCTGCTGGCCCCGGACACGCCATACGCCCGTCCGCTCTACGGAACCGATGCCGGCCTGACCTCGATCACCCGCCAGGCCGTACAAGCGTTCCACCGCCAAACCCACTCGGCAAGCCAAACACAAATTACGTTGGTGGGAGATCTTTCCGTCGAACAGGCGCAGGCCATCAGCCTGCAAATCACCAACGCACTCCCCGCGCCCCTCGTCGCACTCCCCGCAGTCGAACCGCCCAAATCGTTCGGCATGGAAATGCATCGCCATGTCGAGCGTGCACAGGAACAGACTCACGTATTGCTTGGGCAACCGAGCCTGTCGCGCCAACACGACGACTTCGTCGTACTGTATGCCGCGACGCAGATTTTCGGCAGGGGTGCGAACTCCCGTCTGATGACCGAACTGCGGCACAAACGCGGTCTCGTGTACGACGCCAGCATTCGCACCAAAGACTGGGCGGGCAGCGGACTGACATCAATCGCTCTGCAGACCAGCCCCCAATTCGCGAATGAAACGGTGGCACTGGTGAAATCGATGCTCAGCAATTTCCAGCGTGAAGGCCCCTCGCAGGAGGAACTCGATCACTTCAAGCGCGGACTGGCCAACACCAATATCATTGGCAGCGCCAGCAACGAGCAGATTCTCGGGCGCCTGGCCGAGATCAACCGTCATCACTTGCCACTGGACCTGGATTTCTTCGCGCAACAGGTGCAGCGCCTGACGCTTGAGCAGATCAGAATGGCAGTGGACAAACATTTGCCAGACGATCAGTGGCGGGTAGTGACCATAGGTCCGACGGTCCAGCAACTGCCGCTCCCGCAACCGGCCATTGTCCCGACCGTCGAGCCGTCAGGGCATTCGTGTCGCGCTGATGCAGGCTTTGTGGCAAGTTAGACCTCCCTTGAAGTGACAGCGCTTTGCATGACTGTCACTTCATGCATGACACCGTCGAGATTTACCGTGCGCGCACTTCTTTCTCCTTCCGAACCCGGATTTCGTTTCACGCCCGCCTTCGGCCTCGGCAATCCGCACCTGCAAACCTTGTGGGGGCCGCTGTGGCGCAAAACCGTACACCTTGATCGCCAGCGCGAACGGCTGTGGCTGGAGGACGGTGACTTCCTCGACCTCGACTGGCATGGCCCACACAGCGCCGACGCGCCATTGGTGCTGGTATTGCACGGGCTGACCGGTTCTTCCAACTCGCCTTACGTCGCCGGGATCCAGGCAGCGCTCGCAGCACAGGGCTGGGCCAGTGTCGCGCTGAACTGGCGTGGCTGCTCGGGCGAGCCGAATCTGTTGCCGCGAAGCTACCATTCCGGCGCCAGCGAAGACCTCGCCGAAGCCATCCGTCATTTGAAAGCCAAGCGACCGCTGGCGCCGCTGTATGCGGTCGGCTACTCCCTCGGCGGCAACGTGTTGCTCAAGCATCTGGGGGAAACCGGCAGCGCCAGCGGCGTGCTCGGCGCAGTGGCGGTGTCGGTGCCGTTTCGACTGGATCAATGCGCCGACCGTATCGGCCAGGGCTTTTCGAAGGTCTATCAAGCGCACTTCATGCGCGAAATGGTCGCCTACATCAAGAACAAGCAGCGCCAGTTCCAGCACGACGGACGCGAGGACGGTCTGGCCGCACTGGCAGCCCTCGGCTCGCTGGAAAACATGCGTACCTTCTGGGATTTCGACGGCCGGGTGACCGCGCCGCTGCACGGTTTTGTCGATGCCGAGGATTACTATCGCCGTGCGTCGAGCCGCTACTTTCTTGGGGAAATCCGCACGCCGACCCTGATCATT includes the following:
- a CDS encoding M16 family metallopeptidase, with the protein product MSERKTPRLLLGLIAVAIIGSAALYLAPSDDSKASEALDNAKSSQKLQSLAELDGKAPASRKLDVQTWNTAEGAKVLFVEARELPMFDMRLIFSAGSSQDGNAPGLALLTNAMLNEGVAGKDVGAIAQGFEGLGADFGNGAYKDMAIASLRSLSAADKREPALKLFSEVVGKPTFPADSFARIKNQMLAGFEYQKQNPGKLASLELMKRLYGDHPYAHSSDGNAQSVPKITLAQLREFHARAYAAGNVVIALVGDLSRSEAEAIANQVSAALPKGPALAKVEQPTEPKAGIGHIEFPSKQTNLMLAQLGIDRDDPDYAALSMGNQILGGGGFGTRLMSEVREKRGLAYGVYSAFSPMQARGPFMINLQTRAEMSEGTLKLVQDVLADYLKTGPTQKELDDAKRELAGSFPLSTASNADIVGQLGAMGFYNLPLSYLDDFMRQSQSLTVEQVRDALNKHLSTDKMVIVSAGPTVPQKPLPAPSDKPAEQPLGVPEH
- the rsmD gene encoding 16S rRNA (guanine(966)-N(2))-methyltransferase RsmD; protein product: MASPKKPVQKLHNGVNQLRIIGGEWRSRKLSFPDAPGLRPTPDRVRETLFNWLAPYVAGAKVLDPFAGSGALFLEALSRGASMGQALDASHVAVSSLKEHLGTLRCTNGHVQTADALRYLETQTATAFDLVFLDPPFNQNLLPAVCTLLEERQWLADDSWIYTESETAPSTLGLPGNWRLHREQKSGRVYYALWQRSVPSPDV
- a CDS encoding M16 family metallopeptidase, encoding MDTLCSRMLPCLAFAPLLALADPLPTTHEFLLDNGLKVIVREDHRAPLVTSQLWFNVGSADEAPGQTGLSHALEHMLYKGSSKTCPGEASAILESLGASENAFTSKDVTAYHQTLPKPYLGVAFELMADMMSTAHLKPEDFASEISVIQEERRLNVEDSSLDTAMERLETLAYPSSSYRTPVIGWMNDLHGLNTTQLRDWYESRYAPGNATLVVVGDVTLDYVQPLAQRYFGGLASRPFPQAVKPRELSEPGERRITLNQPVPAPELIMAFNVPSLATAETYQTAHALRLIEMLLAGSQSARLQKRLLHHEHMLSHVDASYDLYSRGDTLLILRTRLDNSHSASPDEAQSRVWDLLEELRTTPPPIDELERARTQLIARSFFARDSIDSTAQHLAALESIGLSWQLLDQEIAELKSVTPEDIRQTAEKYLIRERLSTAHVLMEKKHG
- a CDS encoding M16 family metallopeptidase, producing MDKSAHIFGPALACFAFIGWLSASPAAALTAPVAFPESRLQSLSETDTTRQSPRPLIIQGWKTTTGIKTLFIRTTELPMFDVHVSFASGSAHDGDTPGLAAVTFSLFNEGVSGKRDHAAIAEVFDGLGAKLGMDLDQERATFTLRSLSDPDKSSPALQLFTQMLGQPSLTEEALLRVKSELRGLQLAQQQQPAEIAAQRLQELLAPDTPYARPLYGTDAGLTSITRQAVQAFHRQTHSASQTQITLVGDLSVEQAQAISLQITNALPAPLVALPAVEPPKSFGMEMHRHVERAQEQTHVLLGQPSLSRQHDDFVVLYAATQIFGRGANSRLMTELRHKRGLVYDASIRTKDWAGSGLTSIALQTSPQFANETVALVKSMLSNFQREGPSQEELDHFKRGLANTNIIGSASNEQILGRLAEINRHHLPLDLDFFAQQVQRLTLEQIRMAVDKHLPDDQWRVVTIGPTVQQLPLPQPAIVPTVEPSGHSCRADAGFVAS
- a CDS encoding hydrolase, which produces MRALLSPSEPGFRFTPAFGLGNPHLQTLWGPLWRKTVHLDRQRERLWLEDGDFLDLDWHGPHSADAPLVLVLHGLTGSSNSPYVAGIQAALAAQGWASVALNWRGCSGEPNLLPRSYHSGASEDLAEAIRHLKAKRPLAPLYAVGYSLGGNVLLKHLGETGSASGVLGAVAVSVPFRLDQCADRIGQGFSKVYQAHFMREMVAYIKNKQRQFQHDGREDGLAALAALGSLENMRTFWDFDGRVTAPLHGFVDAEDYYRRASSRYFLGEIRTPTLIIQAADDPFVFPHSLPQASELSTSTQFELQSKGGHVGFVDGSFRQPGYYLERRIPQWLAESGRG